In Nitrospirota bacterium, the DNA window GGGCAAAGGAGAATTTGGAGAGCTTATTGCCTCTTTCAATGATATGAGCAAGTCCCTCATGGAAAACAACCAGACCATAATGCACAACCTGCACAACCTCTCGAACCTTTACAGCGTAACACTGACATTTCATGCCATAACGAATGAGGCAGATATCTACAGGGAGCTATCTTATGGCGTGGCAGAGCTTATCGGAGCAGAGCAATGCGGCATTATGTTGCTTGAGGGGGATAATTTCATTCACATGTCACCTGCCGTAGGGTTAAACGACGATGAGCTAAAGTCCCTTACGGTTTCGAGGGAATCCCTTATGAGGCTTTATGGACCAACCCAGAAAAGGGCATTCATGCTGAACGACAATATCGAGGCATCGCCCACCTCCGAAACGGACGGAAGGCTCGGTGTCAGAAATCTAATGTTTGTATGGGTTAGACATAAAGGAGAGGTAATGGGGGCTATCAGAATCGCAAATAAAATAGAAGGAGGCTTCTCCGAGGAAGATATTCGGCTTCTTGCAATCTTAGCAAACAATGTCTCTGTTGCAATAGAGAATGCAAGGCTCTACGAGAGTTTGAGGAGTCAGATGCAGGAGCTTAAAAAAACGCAGGAGGACCTTGTACAGGCCGCAAAACTTGCCGCTATAGGAGAGCTTGCATCCAATGTTGCCCACGAGATAAATAACCCACTCACAAGCATCCTCGGATATGCAGAACTGCTAAGGGAAGAATCCGACCTTTCAGGTGTATTAAGGGATATAGAGATTATCGAGAAGGAATCCCTGAGGGCAAGGGATATCGTTCATCAGCTTCTTGAGTTTTCAAGAAAAAGGGCTCTTTCCATGGAGATGGTAAAGATAAACAGCATACTAAAAGATGTAATAGGGCTTGTCTCTATCCAGCTAAAGGATACTAAAATAAAAATCATGGAAAGCTATGGAGATATACCGTTAATCGAAGGCGATGCAAACCAGTTAAAGCAGGTATTCCTTAATATTATAAACAATGCTATTTTTGCCCTGCAGGATGAAGGTGTTTTAGAAATATCCACATACTCAAAACAAGACAATATCTATATAACGATATCCGATACAGGCAAGGGCATTCCAAAAGAGATAATGTCGAGGCTATTTGAGCCTTTCTTTACCACGAAAAAAGAAAAAGGCACAGGACTTGGGCTTTCGATAAGCTATAAGATAGTTCAGAGTCATAATGGAAGGATAGAGGTAGAAAGCGAAGAGAACAAGGGAAGTAAATTCACGGTTATATTGCCTGAAGCAGATATTATGGTTAAAAAGGCAGTGTCAGAGATAGAACCTTCTTAAAAGTCTTTCTGTGTATAAGGCATGGTCCATGAATCTGAATCATCCGTATATGTTCTTTTGTGCAATAACCCTTGTGCCTGTCAAAGCCATATTCCGGGTAGATATTATGGTAATAATACATACACCTGTCCCTTACAACCTTTGCGATTATCGATGCCGCGGCTATATGTGCGCTCTTTGATTCGCCTTTGATGGGAGTAATCTGTTTTATGTCAACTTTAGGAATCCTAACTGCATCTATCAGAAGTAAGTCGGGCTTTATACCGAGGTCTTTGACTGCAATCTCCATAGATAGCCTCACTGCTCTTAGTATATTAAGCCTGTCTATGACATCCACATCGCATATGCCGACACCTACGGCATTCGAGTAAGCTAAAATCTCAAAGAAAAGGGTTTCCCTTTCCTTTTCAGGCACGAGCTTTGAGTCCCTGAGTCCGGGGAACCTTTTACCTTGAGGTAGAATGACTGCGGCTGAAACCACAGGTCCTGCGATTGGCCCTCTTCCTGCCTCATCGATGCCTGCTATTGTTTTAATACCATTTTCTTGTTTCTGGAAATCGTCATATTGATAGATGTCCATGAGGCACTCAAACCTTTATTCGTTAGAGGCAGTGCCTCCTACTTTGGCTCTCTGCTCCTTTAGCTTTGATGCCTTTCCCTTCTTTTCTCTGAGGTAGTAGAGCTTTGCCCGTCTCACACTGCCTTTTTTTATGACCTCAACCCTGTCTATTGATGGCGAATGAAGGGGAAATATCCTCTCGACACCTATACCAAAAGAGATTTTTCTGACCATAAAAGTCTCTCTAATGCCACCGCCTTTCTTAGCTATGACAGCTCCTTCAAAGGGTTGAAGTCTCTCTTTGTCTCCTTCGATGACCTTAGTGAAGACCTTGATAGTATCACCCACATTAAACAGGGGCAGGTCTCGAATGTATCCCTCCTCGACTACTTTAGTTATATCCATTTTCCTCCTCCTTTATCTCGGAAATCAGCCTGTAGTCCTCATCCGATAAGTTTGCCTTGACTATAAGGTCAGGCCTTTTCCTAAGTGTTCTTCTTAGTGCTGATTTCCGTCTCCAGCGTTCAATCTGCTTGTGATTGCCTGTAAGCAGGACATCAGGCACTTTTAGCCCTTTCCATTCAGAAGGCCTTGTGTAGTGGGGGTAATCTAAAATTCCCCACATAAAGGACTCGGCCTTCAGGGAATCCTCATCTCCTAAAACACCCGGTATCAGACGGACAATAGCATCTACTATAACCAGAGCAGGCAGTTCTCCGCCTGTCAGAACATAATCTCCAATGGAGAGATCATCATCGCAAAGACTCTCCCTTACTCTTTCGTCAATGCCCTCGTATCTACCTGCTATAAGGAGCACTCGCCTTTGTTCTTTTGAAAGCGACACTGCCTCTTGCTCTGTGAAGAGCCTTCCCTGAGGGCTGAGCATCACTGTCAGGGTCTCTCTGCCATCTGCTTTTACATGGCTTATGGCATCTGACAGGGGCTCGGGCTTTATTACCATGCCCGGGCCTCCGCCATAAGGGTAGTCATCTACTGTCCTGTGTTTGTCCCTCGCAAAGTCACGGAGACTAAAGATGTTTATCTTTATAATCCCCTTGTGAATCGCTCTTCCAATAATACTCTCCTTCAAGTACGAATTGAAAATTTCAGGAAAGAGCGTAATAACTGCAAGGTCCACACATTTCCTATTCGCTGGTACTCGGAATCCCTATTCGAGGATTTCAAGAACGCATCTTTTGCCCAACTTTGTGCCTGATGCGCTCAAAATAGTTCTCATTGCACGGGCAGTCTTGCCCTGCTTGCCTATTACCTTTCCAAGGTCATTTGTGGATACCCTGAGTTCATAGACCGTTGTCCTTTCGCCTTCAACCTCAGATACATTGACTTCCTCGGGCTTGTCAACCAGAGCTTTTGCCATCATCTCAACCAATACCTTCATTTAACCACCTCCGAATGAATTTAGGCCGCCTTGAGGCCAGCCTTCTCAAAAAGTTTTTTAACTCTCTCTGTGGGTTGTGCACCATTTTTTAACCAGCGATTTGCCTTTTCAAGGTTTATCTTTATTTCAGATGGTTTTTGCATCGGACTGTATGTTCCGATTATGTCTATAAAAGGGCCGTCCCTCCTT includes these proteins:
- a CDS encoding HAMP domain-containing protein, which encodes MRNKIIFSLLVLFLLFFLGAGITMLYIYKTTSDLQSVINMHRVEIIRQDVVISAQTVQSHLYTIGTPFDPGLDIIVDNVLALEDSTRSCLGCHHTKEMTDKLKGLVNDMEGFQDAVSSLITTSANPERLERLRTISIAMGSNFVTKFQEMAVIAGQKLNNKTEDALRVINNSRIILILTLILSFFIALAIAITMTRQITEPIYELVNATRKIKSGDLGYATSYKGKGEFGELIASFNDMSKSLMENNQTIMHNLHNLSNLYSVTLTFHAITNEADIYRELSYGVAELIGAEQCGIMLLEGDNFIHMSPAVGLNDDELKSLTVSRESLMRLYGPTQKRAFMLNDNIEASPTSETDGRLGVRNLMFVWVRHKGEVMGAIRIANKIEGGFSEEDIRLLAILANNVSVAIENARLYESLRSQMQELKKTQEDLVQAAKLAAIGELASNVAHEINNPLTSILGYAELLREESDLSGVLRDIEIIEKESLRARDIVHQLLEFSRKRALSMEMVKINSILKDVIGLVSIQLKDTKIKIMESYGDIPLIEGDANQLKQVFLNIINNAIFALQDEGVLEISTYSKQDNIYITISDTGKGIPKEIMSRLFEPFFTTKKEKGTGLGLSISYKIVQSHNGRIEVESEENKGSKFTVILPEADIMVKKAVSEIEPS
- a CDS encoding ribonuclease HII, yielding MDIYQYDDFQKQENGIKTIAGIDEAGRGPIAGPVVSAAVILPQGKRFPGLRDSKLVPEKERETLFFEILAYSNAVGVGICDVDVIDRLNILRAVRLSMEIAVKDLGIKPDLLLIDAVRIPKVDIKQITPIKGESKSAHIAAASIIAKVVRDRCMYYYHNIYPEYGFDRHKGYCTKEHIRMIQIHGPCLIHRKTFKKVLSLTLPF
- the rplS gene encoding 50S ribosomal protein L19 translates to MDITKVVEEGYIRDLPLFNVGDTIKVFTKVIEGDKERLQPFEGAVIAKKGGGIRETFMVRKISFGIGVERIFPLHSPSIDRVEVIKKGSVRRAKLYYLREKKGKASKLKEQRAKVGGTASNE
- the trmD gene encoding tRNA (guanosine(37)-N1)-methyltransferase TrmD; translation: MDLAVITLFPEIFNSYLKESIIGRAIHKGIIKINIFSLRDFARDKHRTVDDYPYGGGPGMVIKPEPLSDAISHVKADGRETLTVMLSPQGRLFTEQEAVSLSKEQRRVLLIAGRYEGIDERVRESLCDDDLSIGDYVLTGGELPALVIVDAIVRLIPGVLGDEDSLKAESFMWGILDYPHYTRPSEWKGLKVPDVLLTGNHKQIERWRRKSALRRTLRKRPDLIVKANLSDEDYRLISEIKEEENGYN
- a CDS encoding KH domain-containing protein, which encodes MKVLVEMMAKALVDKPEEVNVSEVEGERTTVYELRVSTNDLGKVIGKQGKTARAMRTILSASGTKLGKRCVLEILE
- the rpsP gene encoding 30S ribosomal protein S16; translation: MVKIRLTRLGAHKKPFYRVVVAESGARRDGPFIDIIGTYSPMQKPSEIKINLEKANRWLKNGAQPTERVKKLFEKAGLKAA